A window of Mucilaginibacter robiniae genomic DNA:
GATTGAATTACACCAATATCCTGCTGGTTAATGGCGAAATATCATCCATGCGATATGGTGGTAACTATAAATCTTATGGTCCGCAATATACACGGGGAATTATTGAAGGCAATGGTACGCCTCCTGATGGTAAGTTATGGGTTACTTACAGTATGAACAAGGAAGATATCTGGGTATCTTCTATTCCTGTACCGGTAACTGATGTAGTCACCGAAAATGCAGATGAGGACTTTAGCAAGATGCCTGCTGGCAAAGAACTGGATAAATGGAATACCTATAGTTTGCAATGGGCGTCTGTAACTATGGAGAAAGCGCCTGATGGTGGCAAAGCCTTAATGTTAAAAGACTGGGATCGTTTTGACTACGCCAAAGCAGAGCGGGTGTTTCCGGAAGCTAAAAGATTATCTGCCGAGTTTACCATTATTCCGGGTCAAAATAACACAGGTCAATTGGATATTGAATTTCTGGACCCGAAAGGGCAGCCTGCTGTGCGCCTGACATTTGATTCAACAGGTGTATTAAAAACTAAAGCAGGTTACCGTTACAAAACTTTGGCAAAATATGAGGCCAACCAGCCTTATACGATCAAGTTGAAGTTGAATGCGGATACACGTTTCTGCACTATCGAGGTAAATGGGAAAGCTACAAATAACTTATTTTTTGCACCGGTGAACACATTGAAACGTGTGATGTTCCGCACCGGCGATATGAAACATTTCCCTGATGCTGATACCCCTACCGATCAGGACTTTGATTTGAAAAATCCGGGTGAACCTGTTAAACCAGCCGCGTTCTATATTAAATCATTTAAAACAGGAAAATACTAAGCAGATGTATAGAGCGATGAAATTAACGGGAATTTGGCTTGCTGCGTTTATACTGAAAGTTAGCGCGGTAAATGCAACCGTTACGCTTCCTAAAATTTTAGGCAATGACATGGTTTTGCAGCGTAACCAACCTGTGCCCATCTGGGGCAATGCTGCACCTGGTGAAGTGGTTACCGTAAGTTTTAATAAACAGAATGTTAAAGTAACTGCAAATAGTAGTGGTCAGTGGATGGTAAAGCTAAAAGCTATGCCAGCTTCGGCGCAGCCACAAACATTAACCATAAAAGGTACTAACATTATACAACTGCACAATATTTTAGTTGGTGAAGTTTGGTTGTGTTCAGGCCAGTCAAATATGGCTTATGAAATGCGTAAAAACAGTAAGGTAGCTAAGCCAGATACCAGCACTGCTAATTCGCCAGTTGATGAGTTGGAAAGGGCGCATAACTCAGCTATCCGCATTTTTACGGTGGATCGTAAAAAGCAGGTAAAGCCTGATTCTACCCACTCGGGCTGGAGCGTGGCGCAAGATTCTGCCTTGCGGGCCTTCTCGGCAGCAGGTTATTTTTTTGCAAAAAATGTATATGCTCAATTAAAAGTGCCGGTAGGCATTATCTGTTCAGCCGTAAGCGGTAGCCGAATTGAACCTTGGATTAATGAAACGGCTTTTGCAGAAGAACCTTATTTTAAATCGGTTAAAATAGAGGGCGATCCTGGCAAATTTTATCACCCCATGATTGAACCGCTGGCGCCATTTGCTATTAAAGGTTTTTTATGGTACCAAGGCGAAAGTAACGTAGGTGAAACCACCAGTTACATTTATAAAATGCAGGTACTAATAGATAGCTGGCGCAAGCTGTGGCATAATGAAAAACTGCCATTTTATTTTGTACAGTTAGCTCCTTACCTGAATACTAAAGATCCCAAATTTAACCCGCAAACTTTACCTGAGTTTCGTGAAGCCCAAGTTGAGGTTACGCACATACCTAACACCGGAATTATTGTAACTACCGATTTGAATGATGATGTGAAAAACATTCATCCACCTTTTAAATGGGAAATAGGAAGAAGACTGGCTTTGTTGGCCTTAGCCAAAACTTACGGATATAAAAACATCATTTATTCTGGCCCTATGTACCAGCACATGAAAGTGGAAGGTAACAAGATACTACTTGATTTTAGTAGTGCCGGTAGCGGGCTTGTTAGCCATAATGGTAAACCTTTAAGTGATTTCGAGATTGCTGGTGCAGATGGAAAGTTTATGCCGGCTGAAGCTACAATACAGGACAATAGTGTAATTGTTTCAAACGCTACTATAACTAAGCCGGTTGCTGTACGCTTTGCCTGGAATGAGATTGCACAGCCTAACTTTTATAATAAAGAAGGCTTGCCCGCAGTGCCGTTCCGTACTGATAACCCACTACATTATACTTACAAACACTAATTACTGAATTAAAATCTGAATGAAATTTCCTGCTTATAAAATATGGTTATCAATACTGTTACTTGCAACTTTTGGGTTTGTACATGCGCAAGAAACCCAAAAAATGTATTTGTCAGGTATCGGTAGCGATCATACCGTAAATTGGCAGTTTTACTGCACGGCAGGCCAAAATTCAGGTAAATGGACTACCATACCCGTTCCATCAAATTGGGAGCTGCAAGGCTTCGGTAAATACAATTACGGTTTCAATAAAGATAGCGTAAAAGGTAAAGAACAAGGCTTATATAAATATAAGTTTAAAGTACCCGCCTCGTTTAAAAACAAAGTTGTGCAACTGGTTTTTGAAGGGGTAATGACGGATGTAGAAGTTAAAGTAAATGGCAAGCTTGCCGGACCAATACATCAAGGTTCTTACTACGCTTTTAAATACGATATCACATCACTCCTGAACCCAAGCGGTAGCAATCTGCTGGAAGCTACGGTTTCCAAACATTCAGCCAATACTTCTGTAAATGCAGCTGAACGCAAAGGCGATTTCTGGATATTCGGCGGTATATTCCGGCCAGTTTACCTGGAAGCTTTACCTCAACAGCACATAGCACGCATAGCAGTTGATGGTCAGGCTAACGGAAACTTCCAGGCACAAATTTACTTGAAAAACATTCAAGACGCGGGTTTTCTTTCTGCGCAGATTTACACTATTGACGGGCAAAAAGTAGGTTCGGCATTTAGTGCCAATATCAATAAAGCAGATACAGTAATTCAGTTGCAGAGCACCTTGTCTGCTCCGAAGCTATGGTCGTCAGAGTTTCCTAATCTTTACAAAGTCGAGTTTACTTTAAGTCAGAATGGCAAAACTATCCACACGGTAAGTAAACGTTTTGGCTTTCGTACTATTGAAGTACGTTCCAGAGATGGTGTGTATGTGAATGGGGTAAAGGTGAAATTTAAAGGTACTAATCGGCATTCTTTCTGGCCAACATCGGGCAGAGCTTTAAATAAAGGGGTCAGCATAATGGACGTGAACCTAATTAAGGAGATGAACATGAATGCTGTACGTATGTCGCACTATCCACCAGATGACCACTTTCTGGATGTATGTGACTCGTTAGGATTATACGTGTTGGATGAACTGGCTGGCTGGCATGGCCATTATGATACACCTACCGGAACACGGTTGCTTAAAGAAATGATGGTGCATGATGAAAATCATCCTTCTATTGTAATGTGGATTAACGGTAACGAAGGTGGCCATAATTACGAACTGGATCCGCTATTTCGCAAATGGGATTTGCAGCATCGCCCATTAATTCATGCCTGGGAAGCTTACGGCGGTTTTGACACACAGCATTATCGTGATTATAACTATGGTATTGGCAACTACATGCATGGGCATGATATTGTAATGCCAACTGAGTTTTTGCATGGCTTATATGATGGAGGTAATGGTGCAGGACTAGAAGACTATTGGGAAGCCATGTGGAATGATCCGCTTTCAGCCGGAGGCTTTTTGTGGGCTTATTTAGATGAGGGGGTGGTACGTACCGATAAAAACGGGGCGTTGGATACCGATAAAGATCATGGCCCTGATGGCGTTGTTGGCCCTTACCGGGAAAAAGAAGGAAGCTTTTTTACGATTAAAGAAGTATGGTCGCCGGTACATATTGAGCACCGGGAAATTACTTCAGCATTTGACGGTGTATTGCATCTGGAAAACCGTTATTACTTTACTAATCTGAACCAGTGTACCTTTAAAGGTAAGCTAACCAAGGTTACTGACCCTTATGGCAAAGTAACCCATGCAGAAACCAGTTTTAGTATAGCTTCTCCGGCTATAAGACCATTCGAAAAAGGCGATTTGAAATTG
This region includes:
- a CDS encoding glycoside hydrolase family 2 protein codes for the protein MKFPAYKIWLSILLLATFGFVHAQETQKMYLSGIGSDHTVNWQFYCTAGQNSGKWTTIPVPSNWELQGFGKYNYGFNKDSVKGKEQGLYKYKFKVPASFKNKVVQLVFEGVMTDVEVKVNGKLAGPIHQGSYYAFKYDITSLLNPSGSNLLEATVSKHSANTSVNAAERKGDFWIFGGIFRPVYLEALPQQHIARIAVDGQANGNFQAQIYLKNIQDAGFLSAQIYTIDGQKVGSAFSANINKADTVIQLQSTLSAPKLWSSEFPNLYKVEFTLSQNGKTIHTVSKRFGFRTIEVRSRDGVYVNGVKVKFKGTNRHSFWPTSGRALNKGVSIMDVNLIKEMNMNAVRMSHYPPDDHFLDVCDSLGLYVLDELAGWHGHYDTPTGTRLLKEMMVHDENHPSIVMWINGNEGGHNYELDPLFRKWDLQHRPLIHAWEAYGGFDTQHYRDYNYGIGNYMHGHDIVMPTEFLHGLYDGGNGAGLEDYWEAMWNDPLSAGGFLWAYLDEGVVRTDKNGALDTDKDHGPDGVVGPYREKEGSFFTIKEVWSPVHIEHREITSAFDGVLHLENRYYFTNLNQCTFKGKLTKVTDPYGKVTHAETSFSIASPAIRPFEKGDLKLNLPADWKNYDFLYVTATDPHNHELFTWSWPITKPEKVARKLVVQANPNTITIHEADSLYNITANGIKLTINKNTGILRRVENAKGVIPFNNGPVLQEGANNFKNFTQKFEGKNLVIESAFDKKNSYNTLQWTIYPSGWVKMEVRYFPGDYLTNFDGVNFSFPEKQMKAVQWMGSGPYRVWKNRMKGTQLGVWKKDYNNTETGESWNYPEFKGYHANMYWCRFITQTQPFTVVAQDEDTFFRLFTPAFKDDQWHNYQLIFPSGDISFMQAISAIGTKTQRAETTGPMGMKNIFYDYEKEPKRAKILTMFFDFSGR
- a CDS encoding sialate O-acetylesterase — encoded protein: MKLTGIWLAAFILKVSAVNATVTLPKILGNDMVLQRNQPVPIWGNAAPGEVVTVSFNKQNVKVTANSSGQWMVKLKAMPASAQPQTLTIKGTNIIQLHNILVGEVWLCSGQSNMAYEMRKNSKVAKPDTSTANSPVDELERAHNSAIRIFTVDRKKQVKPDSTHSGWSVAQDSALRAFSAAGYFFAKNVYAQLKVPVGIICSAVSGSRIEPWINETAFAEEPYFKSVKIEGDPGKFYHPMIEPLAPFAIKGFLWYQGESNVGETTSYIYKMQVLIDSWRKLWHNEKLPFYFVQLAPYLNTKDPKFNPQTLPEFREAQVEVTHIPNTGIIVTTDLNDDVKNIHPPFKWEIGRRLALLALAKTYGYKNIIYSGPMYQHMKVEGNKILLDFSSAGSGLVSHNGKPLSDFEIAGADGKFMPAEATIQDNSVIVSNATITKPVAVRFAWNEIAQPNFYNKEGLPAVPFRTDNPLHYTYKH